From Neosynechococcus sphagnicola sy1:
GGGCTTCGCTTCACTGCACCAGCGGCAGTATGGACGACCTTCTTCTACGTTAAAGTGAAATGGCTTTTAATTGTAACGGCTGCCCAGCATCTTCGAGCTGAGGTCACCAAGCATGGGGTGACGGCGAGCCAGCAGCCTCCCAGAACCGGCGTTGAACCGTCTGGTTCTCAGCTGCCTGACCAGTACTATATTTGGGACGATATTTGGGGTGGAGGTTTGAGTCTGTGGATCAACAATATCAGGCACTTGTTTACGTGACCCTGCGACCCTCTGTATTAGACCCAGCGGGCACGGCTGTGAAGTCCGGGTTGCAACATCTGGGGTATGACAATGTCAACCAGGTGCGAATTGGTAAATACATTGAAGTCACCCTGACGGCAGCGGATGAGGCCACCGCCCAGCAGCAGTTGGATCGGATCTGTGATCAACTGTTAGCCAACCCGGTGATTGAAACCTATCGCTTTGAGTTGATCCCGGCCGACGCTCCTGTGGGTTGCTGAGGGTTGCTCTCTGGTCTCAGCATTCCCCCCGGGGCTAGATGACTGCATAACTCCTGCTCCACCGTTGAGGTTTCGATGAAATTTGGAATTGCTGTGTTTCCTGGCTCTAACTGCGATCGCGATGTCGCCTATGTCACCCGCGACCTCATGGGACTGCCCACTCGCATGGTTTGGCACGAAGAGACAGAAATTGATGACCTCGACGTGATGGTGATTCCTGGTGGCTTTAGCTATGGTGATTACCTCCGCTGCGGGGCGATCGCCCGGTTTTCCCCCGTGATCCAGTCCACCCTAGAACACGTCCGCAAAGGCAAGTTTGTCCTGGGCATCTGTAATGGCTTCCAGATCCTAACGGAGGTCGGCTTGCTCCCCGGGTGCCTTGGTGCGGAATCGTGATTTACATTTTATTTGCGATCGGGTGCCACTGCGGGTAGACCACCCCATCGACCCTGGACCCAGGGGTACCAGGCAGGACAGGTGATTCACCTCCCCATTGCCCATGGGGAAGGCAGTTACTACGCCGATGCCGAAACCCTGGCTGGCCTGGAAGCCAACGACCAAATTCTCTTCCGCTACTGTACCCCCAGGGGAGACCTGAGTGACCTCGGGAACCCCAATGGCTCCTTACACCACATCGCTGGTATTTGCGATCCCTCGGGTCGGGTACTGGGTATGATGCCCCACCCCGAGCGGGCTGCTGACCCCCTCCTGGGAACCACGGATGGTCGCATCCTCTTTGAGGGCTTGCTCAGTGCTGTCCTAGCCTGACATCACGGAAGATTTAAGGGTAGGATGTTGTCAACCATCTGGGGTAGTGGCATCCTGGCAATTTTTTCATGAGTAAACGCATTGACTCGGCTCTAGTGCTGGCATTTGTCTTCACAGCGGGATTGAGTGTCGGTGGGCTGTGGTTACTACATCGGGTCGCCCCTGACCTGCTGCCCAACCTGGGCCGATCGCCCCAACATCCCCCCTCGGTTGTTCCCCAAGGGCTAACTCAACTCACCCTCTTGGGCGATACCTTTAGCGGTTACAGCACCTTTCGCAGCCAGGGATTTCAGCAAGCTCTGGCTGCGAGCCAGATTCAGCTGCGGTATGCCGATGAATTTGATCAGGCCAAACGCACCCATGCCCTGAATCAGGGGCAGGCTGACCTCTTAGTGACCACCCTCGATCAATTCCTCAAGCAGCAACCCCAGGGCAAGATTGTCGGTCTGATTGATCGCACCGTGGGAGCCGATGCCGTGATTCTCAATACCCGCAAATATCCGACCCTGAAGTCGTTACTGGATCTGACGCAACTGGTTGCTCGTTCCCGCAGTCAGGGGCCACCATTGGCGATCGCCTTTGCGGGGGATACCCCCAGTGAATATCTGGCCCTGGTGCTAGATACCCAATTTGAAGCCTTTAACCTCAGTGATTTTCAAATTCAGAAAGTTGCCGATGCCTCCGCCGCCTGGAAGCAGTTGCAAGACCCGAGTCAACCTGTTGCCATTGCCGTTTTGTGGGAACCCTACGTCACCCAGGCTCGCCACCAGGGATACACGGTGGTGCTGTCTAGTGAGGATGCCCCCGGTGCCATTGTTGATGTGATTGTGGCCTCCCAGCCCCTCATGGAACATCAGCCCCAGGCAATTACGGATTTTTTGGCGGCCTACTATCGGCGCATTGATGCCAACACCCGCGACTCCTCCCAACTGCAAGTCCAGATTGCCAACGATGGCAAACTCTCCCCGCAGGATGCCAGTGCTGTTTTACAGGGCATTGAGTTTTTCACAGCCCCGGAAGCCCAAACCTGGATGACCGATGGCACCTTGAAACGACGGATGAATGCGATCGCGGCGGTTCTCACCTTGTCCGGTCGCCTCAACCAAGTTCCCCCCGACCCGGCCAGCCTCTTCACCAGCCGTTTTCTTACCAGTGCCGCCAACAATACCCAAACCCTGATTAGTTTGGTCCGTGCCGATAGCCCCGACCTCGCAGATCGATTGGCTGGTAAATCCAGAGCCATTCCTACCCCCCCGTAAACTCCCAGCCAGCCAGATTCAAGCCGCCCCTGATATTGGCAATTTACAAGTCCGGGGCGAAGTGAAGTTTGGAGTTGGGTCGGCCCAACTCACCGCCGCAGGGCAGAAGACACTCCAGAAATTGGCTCAGGAAATTGCCGAATTTAATACCCAGACCGTGGCAGTTCGCATCATCGGCCACACCTCCCGTACTGGATCTGCGAGTCTCAATCAAACCCTGAGTCAAGAGCGGGCTCAGGTTGTGGTGAACTATTTGCGCCAGCAAGGTCTGAAGCATAATCTCCTGGCAGAGGGGCTGGGCTTTCGCCAACCCCTACCGGGGATTCCTCCCAGGGATGCCCGCAATCAACGCACTGAAATTCGTCTGGTTCGCGTCAACTGAAGAAGCCAGCCATGCCCCTCCCTTATCCCCATCGACAGCAACAACTCCAACGATTGATCCGGCACTTGGGTCTAGGGGAGGTGGCGACCATTAACTGGCAGTTACTGGATTTAGCCTTGACCCATCCCACCATTTCCGCTGAATTTAACTACGATCGCTTGGAATTTGTCGGAGATGCCGTGGTGCGGATGGCGGTCGCCGAGTTTTTGTGGAACACCTATCCTACCGCTGCGGTGGGGGAATATGCAGCCGTCCGCTCAATTTTAGTCAGCGATCGCACCCTAGCCCAACTCGCGGCGCACTACGATTTGGAGCACTATCTCCTGGTTTCCGCCAGTGCCCTACGAGATAAGGCAGGGGAAGAGTCCCGTTGGGCAGAAGCCTTTGAAGCTCTCTTAGGAGCCTTGTACCTGAGTGTTCATACCCTGGAACTGATTCATCCTTGGCTGGAACCCCACTTACAACGGTTAACCACTGAAATTCGTCGAGATCCAGCGTTGCAGAACTACAAAGCCGCTCTCCAAGAATGGACCCAGGCCCATTATCGATGCTTACCGGAGTACCGAGTGCAGGAAACGGACCCCCCCCGCCATGACAACCACCGCTTTAGGGCTGAAGTTTGGCTGTCGGGACAATTACTTGGTCAAGGTCAGGGGCGATCGATTAAAGCAGCAGAACAGGCAGCGGCGCAGGTGGCCTTTACCAAGATTCAGTCTTGACATCTCCCCATACTGCTTCGCTGAGCATGGGGTCTCTCGGAGGTTCTCGATGATCTATATCAATATCTTCCTGATCCTTCCCAACCTCAGAGATTGTTATCAATTTCCAACACAACTGACATCCCAGACATCCTCTTAACCTGGTCATAACATGGGGGTAAATTTGCCGGGAAATCTTCTCCACTTGCCGGGTTTTAGCTGTCTTTTCGGCAGAGATTGGCTATAATCGATGTCGAAATCAAGTTCGGTGTTAGGGCGCAAGAGTGTTTAGTTTTAGTCTGCCTCACGTTCTTTCCGGACTGAATAGTAACGAATTGGTTGGGAGAGAACTGTGACGATTTACATTGGCAACTTGTCTTTTCAGGCAACGGAAGAAGATTTAAAGGAGATTTTCACTGAATACGGTAACGTCAGTCGGATTACGCTTCCCATTGATCACGAAACAGGTAAAAAGCGGGGATTTGCCTTCGTAGAAATGGAAGATGAAGCCAAAGAAGATGTTGCTATTTCAGAATTAGATGGTGCTGAGTGGCTGGGTCGGGAATTGCGCTTGAACAAAGCGAAACCCCGCGAAAATCGCAGTGGTAGCGGTGGCGGTGGTAAATTTTCTAGAAATCGCTACTAGCGATTTGGCAGGTGTTAGTAATCGTTAAAGGTTCTCAGCGATCGCAACCCTGGCTTCAACGGTTCCAATGGCAACGAATTCCTACCCACCAAACGGGTGAAGTAGTTCCCACCTAGGTTGCTACTTCATCTATGTTTGTGTGATCGGCTGCCGATGCAGTGAACAGAGCGACGCGCTCTAGGTACTTGCTGTCTACCAGGAAGCAACCGGGGGTGAAGCGAACCACCCAAAATCCACCAGGACGGCAATCCAAAATCACACCCTCGTCTCCCAATGCAACCGTATCGGGGGGGCGCAACATTGGCATTGGATCAGCGGTCTTCAGGTAGGGGGGGCGCAGGCCTAAGCGGACGCGATCGCCAACGGCAAAAGGGACCAGGGTTGGCTGCGGCTCATCAGGGTTTGGCAATGGCTCTGAAGAGGGGACAGGAGACATCAAGGACTACGCCTCTGTTTTTTGTAAGGGATGACAGTGGGCGAGGCCGGCATCTGGTCTCTGCTGATAGGTTACGTCCGGTACCCATGTACTCACCGCCTGATCGAGACCGACGTAATAGAGATACTCCGCACTGGGGTTAAAGTGGATACCAACCCGCAGGTTGGAAAAGTCATCCTCACAAATTTCAAACCCAAAGCGAACCACAATTTGAGCAACGAGACATTCCGGGGTATCTGCATGTTCGCCCGAGGTCTCCCGCTCTTGCCAGAATTTCTCTAGGAACGGCTCTAGAATTGGCAAAACTTTGGCAGGATTGCCGCCTCGACTCGCGAAGATAATGGCAGGATTGTTCTCGACAACAATGTGAAAGGGTGTAGCCATTGGTTTAATGCCTGATACCGAATCCATCATGACATTATTCGACAATCTTGTTACGATGCCAATGGTCAATCCAGGAGAATGACGGGCACAGCTCGTAACCACTTCTGAAACTGCTACCAATGAGGAGCTATGGGGGCGCAAACCTCATGGGTTGAGGTGGTCTCTGACTTGAGATCTCTGCGGTGGCAGGTGCCATAGTTTCAGGGATCAAACCGCCACAGCCATTGGATGTGCAGACAGGATAGTTAGGCTGGTAAGTGCTGACACGCTGCCCAAATAGTGAATAACGATGATCCCGGATCTGGGTATAGAGGCGATCGCCCAAGAATTTCAAACTAGGGAGACCGCGATAGGCGGCGACAAACGTAGAACCCAACGGTAAAAGTCGACCAATTTCCTCTGCTGCATCACTGCCCTGCCATCGTTGGCGGGGGTCTGCTGATGGATCAAAATCATGCCCTGCTGACAATCTCCAGGCTGCACCCCCCATTGTTGGAGCGTATCCTGCGCCTGCATCGGCGCATATTGAAACTGAACACCCTGATCCAGGGTTTCCAACAGTTGCACCAGACCCACACAAAGGTTGCAGTTACCATCGTAGATCACGAGGTAGGACATATCTACTTAATTGGCGACTTCTAAACAGGTGGCTGCCGCCCTCTCTATCATAGTGACGAGAATGATTGACGGACGGGGAGTGGTATCCCCACGGGTGGGTTAGCCTCACACCACTGATATCGGGTGGAAGTTTGGCGATAAAATCCTTACAACGATCCAGGTAAACTCTCCATGACCCACTCGACTGATATTGCAACCCTGGCCCGCTGGATGGCAGCTGATTTCAGCAATCAGGCACAGGCATTTGAAAATCCTCCTTTCTTTGCCCACATTCGGGTCTGTATGCGACCGCTGCCCCAGGAATTGCTGTCTGGGGTAAGCCTATTTGTAGAGCAAGCCTATGATTATCTCCTGAATGTCCCCTATCGGGTGAGGGTCTTGAAGCTAGTTCTCCAGCCTCAACACATCGCGATTGAGAATTATTTGGTAAAGCAGGAAGAAAAATTCTATGGAGCGTCTCGAGAACCGGATCGCTTAAGCGCCCTCCAGATTAAGGATTTAGAGCAGCTCCCAGGATGCAATATGGTGGTGGAATGGGCTGGTGAGAGCTTTAAAGGAACCGTAGAACCAGGAAAGGCCTGCATTGTCCACCGCAAGGGCAAAACGACCTATCTAGACAGTGAGTTTGAGATTGATGCCAAGCAATTTATCAGCCACGACCGGGGGCGGGATGTGGCAACGGATGAGCATATCTGGGGATCGATCGCCGGCCCTTTCCATTTTGTGCGCTGGGCAAGTTTTGCGGATGAAATCAAGGTTTAATCTCGATCTGTCCATCGGGTGGAAAAAATTCTTGTTCAGGTCGGTCTGAATGAACCCCTTTCCTGATACGGTGTGTAGAAGACTCTAAATGTTCCCCTAGGGCTTCGTCCGTTCCAGGATGCCTAGGACTCTAATTTAAAGTCCGATCCGTACCGTGAACTTTACTCGTTCAAGATTCAGCAAGATGAAAGTCCTGGTTATTGGCGGCGATGGCTACTGTGGTTGGGCAACTGCACTTTATCTTTCCAACCAAGGTTATGAAGTTGGCATTCTCGATAGTCTAGTGCGCCGACACTGGGATCTGGAACTTTGCCTGGAAACCCTAACTCCTATTGCTCCAATCCAACAGCGGCTCCAACGCTGGCAAGATTTGACAGGCAAGGCGATTGACTTATTCATTGGTGATATTACCAATTACACTTTCCTGGAAAAATCTTTATTGCAGTTCCAGCCAGACACCATCGTTCACTTTGGTGAACAGAGATCGGCACCGTTTTCGATGATTGATCGCGAACACGCAGTGCTGACCCAGGTTAACAATGTGGTCGGGACGCTCAACCTACTCTATGCCATTCGAGAGCACTTCCCAGACTGTCACCTCGTGAAGTTGGGAACTATGGGTGAGTACGGCACTCCCAATATTGATATTGAAGAAGGCTACATCACAATTGAGCATAATGGGCGCAAGGATACCCTGCCCTATCCCAAGCAACCTGGAAGTATGTACCACTTGAGCAAGGTGCATGACTCCCACAACATTCATTTTGCTTGTCGTATTTGGGGGCTGCGGGCGACCGATCTCAACCAAGGAGTCGTCTATGGGGTGCTGACCGATGAAACGGGCATGGACGAGTTGCTGATTAATCGCCTCGACTACGATGGAATTTTTGGCACGGCTTTGAATCGCTTCTGTATTCAGGCCGCGATCGGTCATCCGCTGACGGTCTATGGCAAGGGGGGGCAAACCCGTGGGTTCTTAGATATTCGGGATACGGTGCGGTGTGTGGAGTTGGCGATCGCCAACCCAGCTAACCCAGGCGAGTTCCGGGTGTTTAACCAGTTTACAGAACAGTTTAGTGTGGGTGACCTAGCGCTGATGGTGAAAAAAGCTGGCAACTCCATCGATCTCAACGTTGAGATTCATCACTTGGATAACCCCAGAGTCGAAAAAGAAGAGCACTACTTCAACGCTAAGAATACCAATCTCCTTGATTTGGGCTTACAACCCCACTACCTCTCAGATTCCCTCCTCGATTCCCTGCTTAACTTTGCCATTAAATATCAGCAGCGTGTCGATAACAACCAGATCCTACCCAAGGTCAACTGGCGGTAGTGAGATCAAGCTTGTGGGCAATTCGTCGTCCTAAAGCCCATGGCAGCAGCTAATGACGGGGCTGGTTCCTTCTGGGAATTTCATCCTAGCGATCAACCGCGTTATGCAAGCCAAAAAAGCTAGAAATGGAGGAAGGTCATCGGATGGATTTCCTGAGAGGAGGTGAGTGCAGTGTTACATTTCCCTGATCCCGAATTCACCATGGCTGTTGATGACATCAGACAGAGAATCCTGAAGAAATCGTTGCGCCGTGGAACGCTCCTTGTAGGATGATAGCCATAGTAGACAACACCCCCAAAAATATTGACCCTAGCCAGCAGCGGGCAATGCCTGAAAAATAAAGTCGAGGACTTTTAATCGGTCTCAAACTCACCTGAGAAAGCCAAAATTATTGCGTGTTCTACTGTGAATCGTTTGACAGCAGAGTCGAAGCACCAACTTTTGTCAGTTATAGAGCAATTCCCCAATAAATGAGTTACAGCTCCTTGGTTAGAAGTCAGCATCACAAAACCCTGCTGGGTTCAGACTCCTGGATGCTTAAGTCAGAATGTATCCCACCTGAGGGAGAACCACTCTTAGCGATCGCTATTAAGATTTGGGCGATGGCGTATCAGGCAGCCTCCCAGAATTGGCGACTGATAATAATCTGACAGTCCGAGACGGTTCTCAGCTGCCTGACCAGCGCTATCCCTCAGTTGCGCCATCCAGTTCAAGTGCTCAGTGACCAAAACCGTTGACGTTGGGATGACCTAGTTATCAATGCGTATCGCCCTCTTTACTGAAACCTTTTTGCCGAAAGTTGATGGCATTGTTACCCGACTGCGGCACACCGTAGAGCATCTCCAGCGGGCGGGTGATCAAGTTCTCGTTTTTTCCCCGGATGGCGGTCTCACCGAATACATGGGAGCCAGAATTCATGGGGTTTCTGGTTTTCCGTTGCCTCTGTATCCAGAACTGAAACTAGCCCTCCCCAGACCTGCGATTGGTCAAGCATTGAAGCAGTTCCGACCGGACGTAGTCCATGTGGTGAATCCTGCCGTGTTAGGGCTGTCAGGATTGTATTACAGCAAAACCTTCGATATTCCACTGATTGCCTCCTACCACACCCATCTGCCCCAGTATTTACAGCACTACGGGTTGGGAATGCTAGAGGGGTTGCTCTGGGAGTTACTGAAAGCTGGGCACAACCAGGCGCAATTGAACCTGTGTACTTCCACCGCCATGATGCAGGAACTCTCAGCCCATGGGATTCAGCGGGTTGATTTGTGGCAGCGTGGGGTTGATACAGAGTTATTTCAACCCCATTTGGCTTCCCAAACAGTGCGCTCCTTCCTCAGTCAGGGCCATCCACAGGCACCCCTGCTTCTCTACGTCGGAAGACTTTCCGCTGAGAAGGAAATCGAACAAATTAAACCGATTCTAGAAGCAATTCCAGATGCCAGACTGGCATTGGTGGGGGATGGACCGCACCGTGCAACCCTAGAAAAACATTTTGCCGGAACGCCCACCCATTTTGTGGGGTATCGCGTTGGTGAGGAACTCGCGGCAGTTTTTGCCTCAGCTGATGCCTTTATTTTCCCATCCCGTACGGAAACCTTAGGTCTAGTGCTCTTAGAAGCCATGGCCGCAGGTTGTCCGGTGGTTGCAGCTCGTTCCGGTGGCATCCCCGATATTGTAGAAGATGGGGTGAACGGTTACTTGTTTGACCCAAATGATGATCGGGGGGCGATCGCCGCTACCCAACGACTTTTCTCCCAGCAAGACGAACGAGATACCCTGCGTCAAAATGCCCGACTGGAAGCAGAGCGCTGGGGTTGGGATTCTGCCACCCAGCAGTTACAAACCTATTATCGGCAGGTTGTTGGTCGTCATCGTGTGGCTTCAGTGGCATAGCTGAGAAAACGCTATCACACCTACCTATCTTCAGAGGCTGATCCCTAGAAACGAGTTCGTACCTGTTCTCTAGGGAGCGGCTGATTTTTTAGTGTCTTTGGCTATTAAGAAATACCTCAAGTTGGTATTAAGAAATACTGCAAGGCGTTGAAGTGGGGTTGAATCGGGGCAGTCTGAAGATTAAGACGCTCATTAAAGGAAGGGTTCAGAGACCTATGCATGTGCTTAACACCACCCTAGAGAAGAATGTCATAGAAGCTGAGGGGCGTTATCTTAACTCCCGAGAACTCGCTCCCCTAGAAGACTATCTCCAGAGTTATGCAATCCGTCTGGAAACCTATCAGTCGCTCCGCGACCAAAACGAAAAGCTATTGCTCCAGACACTGCGTAAGCTCTCTCAGAGTCATCCAGACATCATCCAACAACACGGGCCGCGTTGCAAGTATGACATGTCGGAGGTGTTGCGCTACATTGCCCTGTCGATTCTGCGAGATGACGAAACCCTGTTTACAGAACAAATGATGTCTTGGCTGGACACCATTTTGATGGCACACAAGCGGAATGTTCACTGTGCAACCGCTTATCGCTATTTGCAAGAAACCATTACAAGTAACCTTTCGGCGGGATGCTGCAACCTTGTTCGGCCTTACCTAGACAGCATCATGCAGACGCTACAGTCCCATGCTTGAGTACCTAACCTACTTCACACCCTAGATTTGCAGGAGTCGCTATGACTAAGTCTATGACCGTTAGCCGCCGTTCAACCCTGGAAGAACGCCAAGCGGCTCTATATCAGATCTATCAGCAGGTGCTGGAGCGGCAACCCTATCACTCTGAACGCCGAGTTCTGGCTCAAGTTGAGGCAGACTTTCTCAAAGACAAAATCGGGGTGCGGCGATTCTTAAAGGAACTCGGCCACTCGGAGGTTTACTTGAATGCTTTTTACCACAGGGGTTCTAACCTGAAGTTTTTGGAGTGGTGTTTTAAGCACTTCATGGGGCGTGCCCCCTTAGATCAGCAAGAGATGCAGGCTTACTGCAATATCCTCATGCATCAAGGGGTGGGTAAGGTGATCACATCGATTCTCGACTCCGAAGAGTATCGGAAGGTGTTTGGCTGTTTTACCGTACCCTATGCGCGGGAAAAACGCTATTATTCCTCGCCCAAAGCCTATTTAGAGTCCCAAATGCTCAACCACGAGCACTTTAGTCAACGGGGTCGCGTCGTTCCGACACTTTACTGGCATCAACTGGGGCTAAACTGCGACGCGGGTGTTTGTCGTCATCCAGAGGCCAATGAGGTACTCGAACCCCTGTCATCGCCAGAAACCGATGGGCTAGAAGCTGAGTTTTTGGAAATCCTGGAAGTCTTGGGAAATGCCCGTGAGCATCTCGGAACTGCGATGGCAGAGCCCCGGAGTTCGGTGAAACGGGTGATTGCATCCCTGACCCCCGAGCAAAGAGATGCCCTGCGTCGTGCCATTCGCTAACGGACTAGTTTACAGAAATTCTCCCCTGGCAATCAGAAGCACACGCCCCCCGACCAAAACCGTGATCTCTGCTGTTGCCTGCTGCTGTGCTTTTAACAACAGCAGGGAGGGTCGGTTGATCTCGTGTCCCTGTTCCACGCGAATATCCAAGATTGTGTCCCCCCAATAGCGATAGTTCACCAAATAGCCTGCTAGGCAGCCATTGGCACTCCCCGTTGCTGGATCTTCTGGGATACCCAGGTAGTCGGCAAAGACCCGCACGCTCAAGGTATTAGCCGGATCGTAGGTTTGGGGACAAAAGAGCAGCACTTCTTTAGCCGTTAAGGACTCCACCTGTTGAAAGTACAACTCGCGGTTCACCCGTGCCGCCTTAAGATCGGCCTGGGTTTGCAGCGGCACAATGATAAAGGGTACCCCCGTTGAGACTTCCTGAATTGGAAATCGAGGATCAATCGCAGCGGGATTCAGACCCAAGGCAGCGGCGATCGCGGCGGGGTCTAAGATCTGCCCAAAGGTAGGGGCAGGTTGCTGCATCCACACCACCTCAGCCCCCGCCGTT
This genomic window contains:
- the purS gene encoding phosphoribosylformylglycinamidine synthase subunit PurS, translating into MDQQYQALVYVTLRPSVLDPAGTAVKSGLQHLGYDNVNQVRIGKYIEVTLTAADEATAQQQLDRICDQLLANPVIETYRFELIPADAPVGC
- a CDS encoding OmpA family protein translates to MPIAPTSQIDWLVNPEPFLPPRKLPASQIQAAPDIGNLQVRGEVKFGVGSAQLTAAGQKTLQKLAQEIAEFNTQTVAVRIIGHTSRTGSASLNQTLSQERAQVVVNYLRQQGLKHNLLAEGLGFRQPLPGIPPRDARNQRTEIRLVRVN
- the rnc gene encoding ribonuclease III, which translates into the protein MPLPYPHRQQQLQRLIRHLGLGEVATINWQLLDLALTHPTISAEFNYDRLEFVGDAVVRMAVAEFLWNTYPTAAVGEYAAVRSILVSDRTLAQLAAHYDLEHYLLVSASALRDKAGEESRWAEAFEALLGALYLSVHTLELIHPWLEPHLQRLTTEIRRDPALQNYKAALQEWTQAHYRCLPEYRVQETDPPRHDNHRFRAEVWLSGQLLGQGQGRSIKAAEQAAAQVAFTKIQS
- a CDS encoding RNA recognition motif domain-containing protein — its product is MTIYIGNLSFQATEEDLKEIFTEYGNVSRITLPIDHETGKKRGFAFVEMEDEAKEDVAISELDGAEWLGRELRLNKAKPRENRSGSGGGGKFSRNRY
- the sipA gene encoding regulatory protein SipA, translating into MSPVPSSEPLPNPDEPQPTLVPFAVGDRVRLGLRPPYLKTADPMPMLRPPDTVALGDEGVILDCRPGGFWVVRFTPGCFLVDSKYLERVALFTASAADHTNIDEVAT
- a CDS encoding thiol-disulfide oxidoreductase DCC family protein; amino-acid sequence: MSYLVIYDGNCNLCVGLVQLLETLDQGVQFQYAPMQAQDTLQQWGVQPGDCQQGMILIHQQTPANDGRAVMQQRKLVDFYRWVLRLSPPIAVSLV
- a CDS encoding chromophore lyase CpcT/CpeT, producing MTHSTDIATLARWMAADFSNQAQAFENPPFFAHIRVCMRPLPQELLSGVSLFVEQAYDYLLNVPYRVRVLKLVLQPQHIAIENYLVKQEEKFYGASREPDRLSALQIKDLEQLPGCNMVVEWAGESFKGTVEPGKACIVHRKGKTTYLDSEFEIDAKQFISHDRGRDVATDEHIWGSIAGPFHFVRWASFADEIKV
- a CDS encoding NAD-dependent epimerase/dehydratase family protein — translated: MKVLVIGGDGYCGWATALYLSNQGYEVGILDSLVRRHWDLELCLETLTPIAPIQQRLQRWQDLTGKAIDLFIGDITNYTFLEKSLLQFQPDTIVHFGEQRSAPFSMIDREHAVLTQVNNVVGTLNLLYAIREHFPDCHLVKLGTMGEYGTPNIDIEEGYITIEHNGRKDTLPYPKQPGSMYHLSKVHDSHNIHFACRIWGLRATDLNQGVVYGVLTDETGMDELLINRLDYDGIFGTALNRFCIQAAIGHPLTVYGKGGQTRGFLDIRDTVRCVELAIANPANPGEFRVFNQFTEQFSVGDLALMVKKAGNSIDLNVEIHHLDNPRVEKEEHYFNAKNTNLLDLGLQPHYLSDSLLDSLLNFAIKYQQRVDNNQILPKVNWR
- a CDS encoding glycosyltransferase family 4 protein encodes the protein MRIALFTETFLPKVDGIVTRLRHTVEHLQRAGDQVLVFSPDGGLTEYMGARIHGVSGFPLPLYPELKLALPRPAIGQALKQFRPDVVHVVNPAVLGLSGLYYSKTFDIPLIASYHTHLPQYLQHYGLGMLEGLLWELLKAGHNQAQLNLCTSTAMMQELSAHGIQRVDLWQRGVDTELFQPHLASQTVRSFLSQGHPQAPLLLYVGRLSAEKEIEQIKPILEAIPDARLALVGDGPHRATLEKHFAGTPTHFVGYRVGEELAAVFASADAFIFPSRTETLGLVLLEAMAAGCPVVAARSGGIPDIVEDGVNGYLFDPNDDRGAIAATQRLFSQQDERDTLRQNARLEAERWGWDSATQQLQTYYRQVVGRHRVASVA
- a CDS encoding phycobilisome protein, with the protein product MHVLNTTLEKNVIEAEGRYLNSRELAPLEDYLQSYAIRLETYQSLRDQNEKLLLQTLRKLSQSHPDIIQQHGPRCKYDMSEVLRYIALSILRDDETLFTEQMMSWLDTILMAHKRNVHCATAYRYLQETITSNLSAGCCNLVRPYLDSIMQTLQSHA
- a CDS encoding phycobilisome rod-core linker polypeptide; translation: MTKSMTVSRRSTLEERQAALYQIYQQVLERQPYHSERRVLAQVEADFLKDKIGVRRFLKELGHSEVYLNAFYHRGSNLKFLEWCFKHFMGRAPLDQQEMQAYCNILMHQGVGKVITSILDSEEYRKVFGCFTVPYAREKRYYSSPKAYLESQMLNHEHFSQRGRVVPTLYWHQLGLNCDAGVCRHPEANEVLEPLSSPETDGLEAEFLEILEVLGNAREHLGTAMAEPRSSVKRVIASLTPEQRDALRRAIR
- a CDS encoding PhzF family phenazine biosynthesis protein yields the protein MSSLTFYIVDVFAETKYTGNQLAVFTGSTGDLSDAQMQQIAREINYSETTFILSTNTRNGGYDVRIFTPQTELPFAGHPTLGTAFILQQEILQTAIATLSLNLKVGQIPVSFDYGTAGAEVVWMQQPAPTFGQILDPAAIAAALGLNPAAIDPRFPIQEVSTGVPFIIVPLQTQADLKAARVNRELYFQQVESLTAKEVLLFCPQTYDPANTLSVRVFADYLGIPEDPATGSANGCLAGYLVNYRYWGDTILDIRVEQGHEINRPSLLLLKAQQQATAEITVLVGGRVLLIARGEFL